TCTGCAATAACCGGAGACAACATAAATACAATTAAGGTTAATACAATCCCCATAATTATATTAAACCAAAAAACTGTACTATATAATTCATTAGTAATACTTTTCTTTTGTATCAAAGCTGCACCAAAACCCAAATCTAAATACACTTCCGACATATGTACAACCACTAATGCCATACCTATTAAACCAAACTCCTCTGGTGTTAAAATCCTAGCTAAAAAAATAGATATTATTAAACCTACAGCTTGATAGAAAACTTTACCAAAGAAATCCCAAAAAATACTTCTTAACATCATTTAGAAAGTAACACCCAACAAGAACTCACCTTACTAATTATTTATTAAAATAAGAAAAAAACATACCACCACCTTTTCTATATTTACCTTTATTAGCATGAGGAAATGAAATATTTGGAATTGGTTTATTCAAAAAATTACATAAATCACTCCATTCACTTCCCTCTTCCCAATTCACAATCAGCAAATCATCCTCTCTTCCTTTAAAATAAGATATTACTTCATTATTATGCTGCCTATACTTTTTTAAATATACTAATTCATTCCCCTTAGGACTCCCTTTCCCATATATCCACTCTCTCATATCTGAATGCTTTCTATCAAAATGATTTAAAACAGACTTAATCCACTTTCCCTCATCACGCAATGTCAGTATAAATTTACTTTTTGGATACTTATCATCTAATTCTTTATATAACAAAGCCCAAGGGTTATCTTCATATGCATCATACATATCTGCAACAGATAGCACATAACTAATATCTCCACTAATTAACTTTTGTGCTAAATCCACTCTAGCATCAGCCACATTATACCCTAAATTAGTCAATGCAGCTCCAAGTGTAGATGTCCCTGTTTTATGGAACCCAACCCCTATTACTTTATTAGTATTCATATCCAAATTTCATTATATCTTCTTTAAAATGTCTTTCTATTATCCCTGCAGTATTATCATTATAATAATCTCGATAATTCACCTTTTTTGTTTTATTCAAATGAGGTAAATCACAATTTTCAAGACCAATATTATTCGCTACAATTTTAAAGTCGTCTACTATTCT
This portion of the Limibacter armeniacum genome encodes:
- a CDS encoding sulfotransferase family protein — its product is MNTNKVIGVGFHKTGTSTLGAALTNLGYNVADARVDLAQKLISGDISYVLSVADMYDAYEDNPWALLYKELDDKYPKSKFILTLRDEGKWIKSVLNHFDRKHSDMREWIYGKGSPKGNELVYLKKYRQHNNEVISYFKGREDDLLIVNWEEGSEWSDLCNFLNKPIPNISFPHANKGKYRKGGGMFFSYFNK